The Candidatus Nanohalovita haloferacivicina genome has a window encoding:
- a CDS encoding DNA-3-methyladenine glycosylase family protein: protein MKQLREDEKLGPLVEKHGDLELEASENPFERMVISIVNQQLSTQSAEAIRKRLFEKFEITPDSLLDADDENLADVGLSRQKIDYIRSAAQHFQEDNLSLEKFSEMSDEEVIEELTDIHGVGVWTAKMFMISVLAREDVFPVEDLGIRKAMEKLYGIEDRESMNEKSLDWKPFRSKASLYLWKALD, encoded by the coding sequence ATGAAACAGTTAAGAGAAGACGAGAAACTAGGGCCTCTAGTAGAAAAACACGGAGATCTGGAGCTTGAGGCCTCGGAGAATCCTTTCGAGAGAATGGTGATTTCTATAGTAAACCAGCAGTTATCCACTCAGTCAGCTGAGGCCATCAGAAAAAGACTTTTCGAGAAGTTTGAGATAACTCCGGATTCTCTACTGGATGCCGATGATGAAAATCTTGCTGATGTAGGCCTTTCACGACAGAAAATTGATTACATCAGATCTGCGGCCCAGCATTTCCAGGAGGACAATCTCTCACTGGAAAAATTCTCGGAAATGAGTGATGAAGAGGTCATTGAGGAATTGACTGATATTCACGGTGTCGGTGTCTGGACTGCAAAAATGTTTATGATCTCTGTGCTGGCCCGTGAGGACGTCTTCCCGGTTGAAGATCTGGGCATCAGGAAGGCCATGGAAAAACTATATGGGATTGAGGACAGAGAATCAATGAATGAGAAAAGCCTTGACTGGAAGCCTTTCCGCAGCAAGGCCTCGCTGTATCTGTGGAAGGCCTTAGATTGA
- a CDS encoding CBS domain-containing protein gives MESVNNITAEKVVNEDPVTVSPDMAVSKIKTRMEENNLRTVPVVDGKDNLKGAVGYRDVIRHIQFNPQSTKVGKVMHEPPRFEEGDSLVELADLRINSGRKMLVLEQGGKLKGKIDDQEFREAFANAKEIEDVNTRTIGSKEVIRVFEEDSIEEARHKMLDNNISRLPVLDENGNMTGMVDSTSILKTIVPKESPSAGGTSGPTGKETKIAGGNQKLKMTDIDVTEVMDRTPLTHEGHMRGDEAIELMNDNDSSEIIITEDDYPVSVVAVKDFIDYVADFQMSDTMLVQITGLEVAEEKAVVHEKIEKAMRGSIGRKVDRPQDMTVRVKKSDKDGKKHRYEFTVKLDCEYGLITAQEEGWEMMDVLDTALGDINTQVRKKKEKQEEHRR, from the coding sequence ATGGAATCCGTAAACAACATCACAGCAGAAAAAGTAGTTAACGAAGACCCTGTAACGGTCTCGCCAGATATGGCCGTATCCAAAATCAAGACAAGAATGGAGGAAAACAACCTGAGAACAGTTCCTGTAGTCGACGGAAAGGACAACCTGAAGGGAGCAGTCGGATACAGAGATGTCATCAGACACATCCAGTTCAACCCTCAGAGCACAAAAGTCGGCAAAGTAATGCATGAACCTCCAAGATTCGAGGAAGGAGACTCTCTAGTAGAGCTCGCAGACCTCAGAATCAACTCAGGCCGCAAGATGCTGGTACTTGAGCAGGGCGGAAAACTGAAAGGAAAAATCGACGACCAGGAATTCAGAGAGGCCTTCGCAAATGCCAAAGAAATTGAAGACGTCAACACTCGTACAATCGGATCGAAGGAAGTAATCAGAGTATTCGAAGAGGACAGCATTGAAGAGGCCCGTCACAAAATGCTGGACAACAACATTTCCAGGCTTCCAGTACTTGACGAAAACGGAAACATGACAGGAATGGTAGACAGCACATCCATCCTGAAAACAATCGTGCCAAAGGAAAGTCCTTCAGCAGGAGGAACATCAGGCCCAACAGGAAAAGAAACCAAGATCGCAGGCGGAAACCAGAAACTGAAGATGACAGACATTGACGTCACAGAGGTCATGGACCGGACACCGCTTACACATGAAGGCCACATGCGTGGAGACGAAGCAATTGAACTGATGAACGACAACGACAGCAGCGAGATCATCATTACAGAAGATGACTATCCTGTCAGCGTCGTAGCAGTAAAGGACTTCATCGACTACGTGGCAGACTTCCAGATGAGCGACACAATGCTTGTACAGATCACAGGCCTTGAAGTTGCAGAGGAAAAAGCAGTTGTCCACGAGAAAATTGAGAAAGCAATGAGAGGATCAATCGGCCGCAAAGTCGACAGACCTCAGGACATGACCGTCAGAGTCAAGAAATCAGACAAAGACGGCAAGAAACACAGATACGAATTTACAGTCAAACTGGACTGCGAGTACGGCCTGATCACCGCACAGGAAGAAGGATGGGAAATGATGGACGTCCTGGACACAGCACTAGGCGACATCAACACACAGGTCAGAAAGAAAAAGGAGAAACAGGAAGAACACAGAAGATAA
- a CDS encoding efflux RND transporter permease subunit, which produces MSQKMLDKLTHLQENHALEVVLFFLMLSLAMIPGMGRVETIVALENMMPASSEPVREFNNLRAEGLGKDSIAVQVTAGTSDEGVNSVSSPESREYIEGLSENIGDIYGVTEVYSPYQTGGLIDDRNRTAVIIAYTYVGDSGSSMERIFNEIEEQSSYHRPEGIETSVSGVPAVQQRLSSMVERDKNVTTAISLLLVFLITLGLFNGSLTSSLMPLVVVGLSVVWLYGTMGYLGIPLSTLAGSVAALVIGIGIDYSVHILNTYRFHRRDNTIGEALSEAVGETGVAIIATSITTIGAFMAFLSGKMPEMHRFGLIMSIGIAYSLIFSFFLLPSVFVLEEKIVKKIHESVKWRHDFK; this is translated from the coding sequence ATGTCACAGAAAATGCTGGATAAGTTAACGCACCTGCAGGAGAATCATGCACTGGAAGTTGTACTGTTCTTCCTCATGCTTTCTCTGGCAATGATTCCAGGGATGGGCCGTGTCGAGACGATTGTGGCTCTGGAGAATATGATGCCTGCAAGCAGCGAACCAGTTAGGGAGTTCAACAATCTGAGGGCAGAAGGCCTCGGAAAGGACTCGATCGCCGTCCAGGTTACCGCAGGAACTAGCGATGAAGGAGTCAACTCAGTATCAAGTCCGGAGTCAAGAGAGTATATCGAAGGCCTCTCAGAGAATATCGGAGATATCTATGGAGTAACTGAGGTCTACAGCCCCTATCAAACCGGGGGCCTGATCGATGACAGAAATAGAACTGCCGTAATTATCGCATATACCTATGTAGGAGACTCAGGTAGTTCAATGGAAAGAATATTCAATGAGATAGAGGAGCAGTCAAGCTATCACAGGCCTGAAGGCATTGAAACCAGTGTTTCTGGAGTTCCAGCAGTCCAGCAGAGACTTTCATCAATGGTTGAACGCGACAAAAATGTTACAACAGCTATCTCCCTTTTACTCGTATTTTTAATCACTTTAGGCCTGTTTAACGGATCTCTAACTTCCTCTCTTATGCCTCTAGTTGTTGTGGGTCTGAGCGTGGTCTGGCTCTACGGAACCATGGGCTACCTGGGAATCCCTCTCTCAACCCTTGCAGGATCGGTAGCAGCCCTGGTTATTGGCATCGGCATAGATTACTCGGTGCACATCCTCAACACATACAGATTTCATAGAAGAGACAACACAATCGGGGAGGCCCTTTCAGAAGCCGTAGGAGAGACAGGAGTAGCAATTATTGCAACTTCAATAACTACAATAGGAGCTTTTATGGCCTTTCTCTCAGGAAAAATGCCGGAAATGCATCGTTTTGGCCTGATAATGTCCATAGGTATTGCCTATTCTCTGATCTTCAGTTTCTTCCTCTTGCCCTCGGTTTTCGTCCTTGAAGAGAAGATAGTCAAAAAGATTCACGAGTCTGTAAAGTGGAGGCACGATTTCAAATGA
- a CDS encoding NUDIX domain-containing protein — protein MIEYVPVVDEDDEWMYNARRELVHDEENPAWHRSVTVLTFRTDEQEELLVQRRSEDKERKPGLLEFTGGHVLSGESYREAAIREYCEELMDREPEQTSIEDDDFEELTNVDKKSPDNWEKVSVYHTIYDGPLDLSEEVDSAWYAPVDEVVEDIEDNPEMYTNSAVESLKAYLESSEGSDSEEIRI, from the coding sequence TTGATCGAGTATGTACCAGTAGTAGACGAAGACGATGAATGGATGTACAATGCACGCAGAGAGCTTGTGCACGATGAAGAAAATCCTGCATGGCATAGATCAGTGACAGTGCTTACTTTCAGGACTGATGAACAGGAAGAATTACTTGTACAGAGAAGATCAGAGGATAAAGAAAGAAAGCCAGGCCTTCTCGAGTTTACCGGAGGCCATGTTTTATCCGGTGAATCGTATAGAGAGGCCGCCATCAGAGAGTACTGTGAGGAGTTGATGGATCGTGAGCCTGAGCAGACCTCTATTGAAGACGATGATTTTGAGGAATTAACGAATGTTGATAAGAAGAGTCCCGATAACTGGGAGAAGGTGTCTGTGTATCATACTATTTATGACGGGCCTCTGGATCTTTCGGAGGAGGTTGACTCGGCCTGGTATGCTCCGGTAGATGAAGTTGTCGAAGATATCGAAGATAATCCAGAAATGTATACGAACTCTGCTGTAGAATCTCTGAAAGCTTATCTGGAAAGTTCTGAGGGCAGCGATTCTGAAGAAATAAGAATTTAG
- a CDS encoding MMPL family transporter: MIIEEIAARTVEIQSESPVKVLVALGVLTAMVLPGALMLDIKPSTEAILPADDPVVESLDTLRAKFGGDTTYLLISVENDVRRAENFEKISRIQNRVELNENVVSSSSPSSLLIKRYGEIPENSEDLREFNYRSMITNDRRTALVAFQADTQASSEEIRNLHDDIQQAAASEFERSQFHLTGYNMIDLATFNVIISDFMTITAVSFAAVLGVLYAVFRDPVRMMFPVVPVMFALVWMLGLGGYLGADLTIISMVSAAMIMGLGIDFGIHVTKKYFSTRRGSEGMSETMTELSRGLLGGATTTGVGFLALLAANLSGMHSLGIFLFTGIISAYIGATLLLPTLILLSDGTESVL, translated from the coding sequence ATGATTATTGAAGAGATCGCGGCAAGAACTGTTGAAATACAATCTGAGAGCCCTGTAAAAGTGCTTGTTGCACTGGGAGTTCTGACAGCAATGGTTTTACCAGGTGCCTTGATGCTTGATATTAAGCCAAGTACCGAGGCAATTTTGCCAGCAGATGATCCGGTAGTGGAGTCTCTGGATACTTTACGGGCCAAGTTTGGCGGCGATACCACGTACTTGCTGATTTCTGTTGAAAATGATGTTAGACGGGCCGAGAACTTTGAGAAGATCTCCAGGATACAGAACAGGGTAGAGCTTAACGAGAACGTTGTATCTTCCAGTTCTCCCTCCTCATTGCTGATTAAAAGATATGGAGAAATACCTGAAAACTCTGAAGACCTTCGAGAATTTAATTACCGCAGTATGATAACCAATGATAGAAGAACAGCTCTTGTAGCTTTTCAGGCAGATACACAGGCCAGTTCTGAGGAGATTAGAAATCTTCACGATGACATACAGCAGGCTGCGGCCTCAGAGTTCGAAAGATCTCAATTTCATCTTACAGGATATAATATGATTGATCTTGCCACGTTCAACGTGATAATTAGCGACTTCATGACTATTACAGCGGTCTCATTTGCAGCAGTTCTCGGCGTGCTCTATGCAGTTTTCAGAGATCCTGTGCGGATGATGTTTCCTGTTGTGCCGGTAATGTTTGCTCTTGTCTGGATGCTGGGCCTTGGAGGATACCTTGGTGCAGATCTAACCATCATTTCGATGGTGAGTGCTGCGATGATCATGGGCCTAGGAATTGACTTTGGCATCCACGTTACGAAGAAGTACTTCTCAACTCGGAGAGGCTCAGAAGGAATGAGTGAGACGATGACAGAGCTTTCAAGAGGCCTTCTTGGAGGAGCTACAACCACTGGCGTAGGCTTCCTGGCCTTGCTTGCTGCGAATCTTTCAGGTATGCATTCTCTGGGAATTTTTCTTTTTACAGGAATTATTTCCGCTTATATTGGCGCTACGTTACTACTTCCAACCCTTATACTGCTTTCTGATGGTACAGAGAGCGTTTTATGA
- a CDS encoding PINc/VapC family ATPase codes for MSQKIVPDTSIIIDGKLSYLIEKGDIEGEIIIPEFVVDELENQANEGKETGYKGIDEIKEIRMLAEREGIGFQFKGRKPTTEEIEMAHAGRIDALIRDMAEEMGATLYTADRVQAKVARAKGIDVKEFEKERDVKFSLEDYFDDKTMSVHLKEGSTPKAKRGLPGEFELEEIGKDKLTKDKMYELINETIEKAEISDEGLVEMEEDGATVIQLGPYRIAMTRPPFSEAAEITAVRPVAKVSLDDYEMSEKLLNRLKTEAEGILVAGAPGHGKSTFSQALAEYYREQGQIVKTMEKPRDLDVSEDITQYTALDGSMENTGDFLLLARPDYTVFDEVRKTDDFEVFSDMRMAGVGMIGVVHASEAVDAVQRLIGRVELGMIPQVCDTVVFIRDAQIAEVYKIELTVKVPEGMTEEDLARPVIQISRFEDDSPQYEIYTYGEETVVVPVSEAAGGRKETGTQKLAKEQLNHYFKQYADNPRIEFLSDNHIQVEIAEDDIAHIIGKGGQNIDRIEDELGLNVTVEPKGQTLKSSTDYSVEERGNSVIIAVGEDMSGEEVDIYDDDEFLFAATVGKNGEISLTKQSDLAGRVLGAAERGSLKVRN; via the coding sequence ATGAGCCAGAAAATCGTGCCTGACACCTCTATTATAATCGACGGAAAACTCTCCTATCTTATTGAAAAAGGAGATATAGAAGGAGAGATTATAATTCCCGAATTTGTAGTTGACGAGCTGGAGAATCAGGCCAATGAAGGAAAGGAGACAGGTTACAAGGGAATTGATGAGATCAAGGAAATCAGAATGCTGGCCGAGAGAGAAGGCATAGGATTCCAGTTTAAGGGCCGCAAACCTACTACAGAGGAAATTGAAATGGCTCACGCCGGCAGGATCGATGCCTTGATCCGTGATATGGCCGAGGAAATGGGCGCAACACTTTATACTGCTGACAGGGTTCAGGCAAAGGTTGCCAGGGCCAAAGGAATAGATGTCAAAGAATTTGAGAAGGAGAGAGATGTCAAGTTCTCGCTGGAAGACTACTTTGATGATAAAACTATGAGCGTTCACCTGAAGGAGGGATCAACTCCGAAGGCCAAGAGAGGTCTACCAGGTGAGTTCGAGCTTGAGGAAATAGGTAAAGACAAGCTCACAAAGGACAAAATGTATGAACTAATTAATGAGACTATTGAGAAAGCAGAAATTTCTGACGAAGGCCTTGTAGAGATGGAGGAAGATGGCGCCACAGTCATCCAGCTTGGCCCTTACAGGATTGCAATGACACGACCTCCTTTCTCAGAGGCAGCAGAGATTACAGCTGTCAGGCCTGTCGCAAAGGTTTCCCTTGATGATTACGAGATGAGTGAGAAACTTCTCAACCGTTTGAAGACTGAGGCCGAGGGAATACTTGTTGCAGGAGCACCAGGCCACGGTAAATCTACTTTCTCACAGGCCCTTGCAGAATACTACAGAGAGCAAGGCCAGATAGTGAAGACCATGGAGAAGCCAAGGGACCTGGACGTCTCCGAGGATATCACTCAGTATACGGCCCTGGATGGTTCAATGGAGAACACCGGCGACTTTCTGCTTCTCGCCAGACCTGACTACACAGTGTTTGACGAGGTAAGGAAGACCGACGACTTCGAGGTTTTCTCCGACATGCGTATGGCAGGAGTGGGAATGATCGGTGTTGTCCACGCTTCGGAAGCCGTCGATGCTGTTCAGAGACTGATCGGAAGGGTAGAGCTCGGAATGATTCCACAGGTCTGTGACACAGTAGTCTTCATCAGAGACGCCCAGATCGCAGAAGTATACAAGATCGAACTTACAGTCAAAGTTCCTGAAGGAATGACAGAGGAAGACTTGGCAAGGCCTGTAATCCAGATCTCCAGGTTTGAAGATGATTCTCCTCAGTACGAGATCTACACCTACGGAGAAGAGACCGTTGTTGTGCCTGTTTCAGAGGCAGCCGGAGGCCGCAAAGAAACCGGAACACAGAAACTGGCAAAAGAGCAGCTTAACCATTACTTCAAGCAATACGCCGATAATCCCAGGATAGAGTTTCTCTCCGACAACCACATCCAGGTAGAGATTGCGGAAGACGATATAGCTCATATTATTGGAAAAGGTGGGCAGAACATCGACAGGATTGAGGACGAGTTAGGCCTTAACGTTACAGTAGAACCTAAAGGCCAGACTCTGAAGAGTAGCACTGACTACAGTGTTGAGGAGAGAGGTAACTCTGTCATCATTGCTGTTGGCGAGGATATGAGTGGCGAAGAAGTCGATATCTACGACGATGACGAGTTTCTTTTCGCGGCTACCGTTGGAAAGAACGGGGAGATATCCCTGACGAAGCAGTCTGATCTTGCTGGACGGGTTCTTGGTGCAGCTGAGAGAGGAAGTCTGAAGGTCCGGAACTAG
- the nrdR gene encoding transcriptional regulator NrdR: MKCIYCDESSTRVVDTRESEDKVRRRRECKDCGRRFTTYETAEKLDLTVVKRDKEDEKFQEEKVREGVEIAANKTSITDEEVEEIVENVKSMLRGRKKIEAEKIGKKVKEELQKRDEVAYIRFTSVYDSFDDVESFKKEIEALKED; encoded by the coding sequence ATGAAATGCATTTACTGCGACGAAAGTTCGACACGAGTGGTGGACACTCGAGAATCAGAAGATAAAGTAAGAAGACGCCGAGAATGCAAGGACTGCGGCAGAAGATTCACCACCTACGAGACAGCAGAGAAACTGGACCTGACAGTTGTAAAAAGAGATAAAGAGGACGAGAAGTTCCAGGAAGAGAAAGTACGCGAAGGAGTTGAAATCGCAGCCAACAAGACCTCCATCACCGACGAAGAAGTAGAGGAAATAGTTGAAAACGTCAAGTCGATGTTGAGAGGCCGAAAAAAGATAGAGGCCGAGAAAATCGGGAAAAAAGTGAAAGAAGAGCTGCAGAAAAGAGACGAAGTGGCCTATATCCGTTTCACATCAGTTTACGACTCTTTCGATGATGTCGAGTCATTCAAGAAAGAGATTGAGGCCTTGAAAGAGGACTAA
- a CDS encoding TIGR00341 family protein: protein MRQLQVTVPRDSKDVAEEVLEDYSSDISSSEAEKNDEKVIEFTATVESDDIDELTEEMKSIEDIEVGDLSIRVLEQESLIQKGQKTRGSSSELSQEELYSKAQEFSGFSRPQWGLIGLSSAIAAYGIALDNIIVVIGAMMLAPMLSPFVSAALSLTVGDKSLLKSSLRAGLESIVISIIVATAALTVIPLGQTSVLNLIVSPGLPTILLSLLVGAAAALTFTTGLRDQIAGVAVAIALVPPLAAVGVGLNLNDYVLAAQSLSIALQNALSIIIAGFAAFKVLGVKPSTYYKKKEAEKLRPVVTAAIVIMFVVSVPVTYFTYQSQEHYTVQKNVENAANEFFGEDLVSVSLNDSKVRVLVVGNHSEQAFQNRVSENLEVNVVELKRIEE, encoded by the coding sequence GTGAGACAGTTACAGGTAACAGTTCCCAGGGATTCAAAGGATGTAGCTGAAGAAGTTCTGGAAGACTATTCTTCGGATATTTCATCTTCAGAGGCCGAGAAAAATGATGAAAAAGTAATAGAGTTCACAGCTACTGTCGAATCCGACGATATCGACGAACTTACAGAGGAGATGAAGTCTATAGAGGATATCGAGGTCGGCGATCTATCGATCAGGGTTCTTGAACAGGAATCCCTTATACAGAAAGGCCAGAAGACAAGAGGATCAAGCTCCGAACTGTCTCAGGAAGAACTTTACAGCAAGGCCCAGGAATTCTCAGGATTTTCACGGCCTCAGTGGGGATTAATCGGACTTTCATCAGCTATCGCGGCCTACGGAATCGCACTTGACAATATTATCGTTGTTATCGGTGCAATGATGCTTGCGCCAATGCTCTCACCTTTCGTGTCCGCAGCCCTATCGTTGACGGTCGGCGACAAAAGTTTGTTGAAGAGTTCTCTGCGCGCAGGCCTTGAAAGTATTGTAATATCTATAATTGTAGCTACAGCAGCATTGACTGTTATACCGCTGGGCCAGACCTCGGTGCTTAACTTGATTGTGTCTCCAGGCCTTCCAACCATACTTTTATCGCTTCTTGTCGGTGCAGCAGCTGCTCTGACATTTACTACAGGCCTTCGTGATCAAATTGCTGGTGTTGCAGTGGCTATTGCACTGGTTCCGCCGCTGGCTGCTGTTGGTGTAGGCCTTAACTTGAATGATTATGTTCTTGCGGCTCAGTCTCTTTCAATTGCTCTTCAGAATGCTTTATCGATTATTATTGCTGGTTTTGCTGCTTTCAAGGTTCTTGGTGTGAAACCCAGCACTTACTACAAGAAGAAGGAGGCTGAGAAGTTGAGGCCTGTTGTTACTGCGGCAATTGTGATAATGTTTGTAGTGTCTGTTCCTGTGACCTACTTTACGTATCAGAGTCAGGAGCATTACACTGTTCAGAAAAATGTTGAGAACGCGGCGAACGAGTTTTTCGGCGAGGATCTTGTCTCTGTAAGTTTGAATGATTCAAAGGTCAGGGTCCTTGTAGTTGGAAATCACAGTGAGCAGGCCTTCCAGAATAGAGTTTCCGAGAATCTTGAAGTGAATGTTGTGGAGTTAAAGAGAATAGAAGAATAA
- a CDS encoding helix-turn-helix domain-containing protein: protein MRESADDPQRLINQSISRLDQLSTEEVEEVDRNHQGTVETIDNIDSLRRLAKGALNRPAEEIARDIDTEIMDEVYSSNRNNSSRRNEGYNEIRALRAVNKGIDPKMITGAKPGTVEEWFEDFRSSGLTYPSDEGEETTVEGEIFVNEYDNFLSNQGMDPESREAQDFVADVVGSLSRRSSAQKVTPLEGFLYAAEEEPSAAEIADSVDVSKRTVYNWMKKWNGDSEDGLGLIAGDPSDRRLTGRGYNTYQMVKNQHDALQLASEMKAQMMEELDERGIHNADIYGNRGLVEEYLENPELADRYMPSE from the coding sequence ATGAGAGAATCTGCCGACGACCCTCAAAGACTGATTAACCAGAGTATTTCACGGCTTGACCAGCTAAGCACGGAAGAAGTAGAGGAGGTTGATAGAAATCATCAGGGCACAGTTGAAACAATCGATAACATTGATTCTCTGAGAAGGCTGGCAAAAGGAGCATTAAACAGGCCTGCAGAAGAAATAGCCCGAGATATAGATACTGAAATAATGGATGAAGTTTATTCATCGAATAGAAATAATTCTTCAAGAAGAAATGAGGGATACAATGAGATCAGAGCTCTCAGGGCCGTGAACAAAGGCATTGACCCAAAGATGATTACCGGGGCCAAGCCAGGGACTGTGGAAGAATGGTTTGAGGATTTCAGAAGTTCAGGCCTTACTTATCCCAGTGATGAGGGAGAGGAAACTACTGTTGAGGGAGAGATTTTCGTAAATGAATACGATAACTTTCTCAGTAATCAGGGCATGGATCCTGAGAGCCGTGAGGCCCAGGACTTTGTTGCTGACGTTGTTGGAAGCCTGAGCAGAAGAAGTTCCGCGCAAAAAGTTACTCCTCTGGAAGGTTTTCTTTACGCAGCCGAGGAAGAGCCTTCGGCAGCTGAGATTGCTGATTCAGTCGATGTTTCGAAGAGAACAGTGTATAACTGGATGAAGAAATGGAATGGCGACTCAGAGGATGGCCTAGGGCTTATTGCTGGAGATCCAAGCGATCGAAGGCTGACAGGAAGAGGATACAATACTTATCAAATGGTTAAGAATCAGCATGATGCTCTTCAGCTAGCATCAGAGATGAAGGCCCAGATGATGGAGGAGCTTGATGAAAGAGGGATCCACAATGCGGATATATACGGCAATAGAGGCCTTGTTGAAGAATATCTTGAAAACCCTGAACTTGCGGATCGGTATATGCCGTCCGAATAA
- a CDS encoding NYN domain-containing protein, with protein sequence MSNIHKNQRVGVFVDVQNMYYSAKNLYNSKVDFEKLLDAAVMNRKLIRASAYVIQADTPDEDNFFEALRKIGYEVEIKKLKEFYGGEKKGDWDLGMTVDMIQQAKKLDTIVLVTGDGDFAVLVDHLKSMGCRVEVMSFGRSSAKEIREAATNFVDMDENSDKFLVNH encoded by the coding sequence ATGTCTAATATTCATAAGAACCAAAGAGTAGGCGTCTTTGTTGACGTTCAAAATATGTACTACAGCGCTAAAAACCTATACAATTCTAAAGTAGACTTTGAGAAGCTTCTTGACGCAGCAGTCATGAATAGAAAGCTTATTCGTGCATCTGCCTACGTTATTCAGGCCGATACTCCTGATGAAGACAATTTCTTTGAAGCACTCAGAAAGATCGGTTACGAAGTAGAGATCAAGAAACTGAAGGAGTTCTACGGAGGAGAAAAGAAAGGAGACTGGGATCTCGGTATGACCGTCGACATGATCCAGCAGGCCAAAAAACTTGACACAATCGTACTCGTCACAGGAGATGGAGACTTTGCAGTACTTGTTGACCACCTCAAGTCCATGGGATGTAGAGTAGAAGTAATGAGCTTCGGAAGATCATCCGCAAAGGAGATCAGAGAAGCAGCAACAAACTTTGTAGACATGGATGAGAACTCAGACAAGTTCCTTGTCAACCACTAG
- a CDS encoding deoxyribonuclease IV — MNIRIGAHVSISGGMDKAIERQEDIGGNCGQIFAGSPRTWAVSEYDEDEGQDFQDLRDEKDQNPYVIHSTYLVNLATPKDDLFEKSLNCLQSELDAAATLGVEYVVFHPGAHTGSGRETGVKRIAEGIDELDIPENVTLLLENTAGKGTTLGKSFGELRDMIKHAETPDEKIGVCIDTCHAHAAGYELRTEEGFQDFLQEIKEDIGLDRIKVLHLNDSKDEKGSEKDNHMDIGCGEIGDDGFRNLVNAEEFEDLPMILETPSEERPGYKENLEHILELRE; from the coding sequence ATGAACATCAGGATAGGTGCACACGTCAGTATCTCAGGCGGAATGGACAAAGCAATCGAAAGACAGGAAGACATCGGAGGAAACTGCGGCCAGATATTTGCAGGATCCCCGAGAACATGGGCAGTATCAGAATACGACGAAGATGAAGGCCAGGACTTCCAGGATCTGAGAGACGAAAAAGACCAGAACCCATACGTCATCCACTCAACCTATCTTGTAAACCTTGCAACACCAAAAGACGACCTTTTCGAGAAATCATTGAACTGCCTGCAAAGTGAGCTTGACGCAGCAGCAACCCTCGGCGTAGAATACGTAGTCTTCCATCCAGGAGCTCATACGGGATCAGGCCGCGAAACTGGAGTCAAAAGAATAGCAGAAGGAATCGACGAACTCGACATACCAGAAAACGTGACTCTACTACTTGAAAACACCGCAGGAAAAGGTACAACACTGGGCAAATCCTTTGGAGAACTTAGAGACATGATCAAACATGCAGAAACTCCAGACGAAAAAATCGGAGTCTGCATTGACACATGCCACGCACACGCAGCAGGATACGAACTAAGAACAGAAGAAGGATTTCAGGACTTCCTCCAGGAGATCAAGGAAGATATAGGCCTCGACAGAATCAAAGTCCTCCACCTCAACGACTCCAAAGACGAAAAAGGAAGCGAAAAAGACAACCACATGGATATCGGCTGTGGAGAAATCGGCGACGACGGATTCAGAAACCTTGTCAATGCAGAAGAATTCGAAGACCTACCAATGATACTCGAAACACCTTCAGAAGAAAGGCCTGGCTACAAGGAGAACCTGGAACACATCCTGGAACTCAGAGAATGA